The following proteins come from a genomic window of Maylandia zebra isolate NMK-2024a linkage group LG22, Mzebra_GT3a, whole genome shotgun sequence:
- the fam221a gene encoding protein FAM221A isoform X3 → MAILKLVVNTKSSYCARSELQLQVKPSNNMEKIDLDQSALKAVDDYWEYRRIVGDDDGEKLFTPEQYEEYRKKMFSQRLKNRLYVSYGVPGGIDCKLIGPETQCFCAHRYKQHKTDWEVVPSERPLALPCRVKGCCCPAYEYVPRLGPNPVRCRCKHLPQHHSEAAGHLCKSCSSCSGFQSPYTCGCGQPSSEHQTLVETKLERQARGQPVGRDVPYAAMGGLTGFSSLIDGYLALEISGSETVGN, encoded by the exons ATGGCAATTTTAAAACTGGTTGTAAACACAAAGAGTAGCTACTGTGCAAGGAGCGAGCTACAGCTACAAGTTAAACCCTCTAACAACATGGAGAAAATAGATCTCGATCAATCCGCTTTAAAAGCAGTTGATGACTACTGGGAATACAGAAG GATTGTgggtgatgatgatggagaAAAGCTCTTCACTCCAGAGCAATATGAGGAATACAGGAAGAAGATGTTTTCTCAGCGACTTAAAAACCGGTTATATGTGAGCTATGGAGTGCCTGGGGGTATTGACTGTAAGCTGATTGGCCCAGAAACACAGTGCTTCTGTGCACATAG GTACAAGCAACATAAAACAGACTGGGAAGTGGTTCCCTCTGAGCGACCCCTGGCCTTACCATGCAGAGTCAAGGGATGCTGCTGCCCTGCCTACGAGTACGTCCCTCGGCTTGGACCAAACCCTGTGCGCTGCAGGTGTAAACACTTACCTCAACATCACAGTGAAGCAGCAGGCCACTTGTGCAAGTCTT GCAGTTCTTGTTCTGGATTCCAGAGTCCCTACACCTGTGGGTGTGGCCAGCCCAGCTCTGAACACCAGACTCTG GTTGAGACAAAACTGGAGAGGCAGGCACGCGGTCAGCCTGTGGGCAGGGATGTCCCTTATGCTGCCATGGGTGGGCTGACAGGGTTCAGCTCCTTGATTGATGGTTACCTAGCTTTGGAAATCAGTGGCTCAG
- the fam221a gene encoding protein FAM221A isoform X1: MAILKLVVNTKSSYCARSELQLQVKPSNNMEKIDLDQSALKAVDDYWEYRRIVGDDDGEKLFTPEQYEEYRKKMFSQRLKNRLYVSYGVPGGIDCKLIGPETQCFCAHRYKQHKTDWEVVPSERPLALPCRVKGCCCPAYEYVPRLGPNPVRCRCKHLPQHHSEAAGHLCKSCSSCSGFQSPYTCGCGQPSSEHQTLVETKLERQARGQPVGRDVPYAAMGGLTGFSSLIDGYLALEISGSDQESPQQSCSALKTNQTSAKASRFALCKRGTNKQ; this comes from the exons ATGGCAATTTTAAAACTGGTTGTAAACACAAAGAGTAGCTACTGTGCAAGGAGCGAGCTACAGCTACAAGTTAAACCCTCTAACAACATGGAGAAAATAGATCTCGATCAATCCGCTTTAAAAGCAGTTGATGACTACTGGGAATACAGAAG GATTGTgggtgatgatgatggagaAAAGCTCTTCACTCCAGAGCAATATGAGGAATACAGGAAGAAGATGTTTTCTCAGCGACTTAAAAACCGGTTATATGTGAGCTATGGAGTGCCTGGGGGTATTGACTGTAAGCTGATTGGCCCAGAAACACAGTGCTTCTGTGCACATAG GTACAAGCAACATAAAACAGACTGGGAAGTGGTTCCCTCTGAGCGACCCCTGGCCTTACCATGCAGAGTCAAGGGATGCTGCTGCCCTGCCTACGAGTACGTCCCTCGGCTTGGACCAAACCCTGTGCGCTGCAGGTGTAAACACTTACCTCAACATCACAGTGAAGCAGCAGGCCACTTGTGCAAGTCTT GCAGTTCTTGTTCTGGATTCCAGAGTCCCTACACCTGTGGGTGTGGCCAGCCCAGCTCTGAACACCAGACTCTG GTTGAGACAAAACTGGAGAGGCAGGCACGCGGTCAGCCTGTGGGCAGGGATGTCCCTTATGCTGCCATGGGTGGGCTGACAGGGTTCAGCTCCTTGATTGATGGTTACCTAGCTTTGGAAATCAGTGGCTCAG atcaaGAAAGCCCTCAGCAGAGCTGCTCGGCATTAAAGACCAACCAAACATCAGCTAAAGCATCAAGGTTTGCTCTCTGTAAGAGAGGGAccaacaaacaataa
- the fam221a gene encoding protein FAM221A isoform X2, whose amino-acid sequence MQKSAAKFQACNCAECHGSTGRLVHAIVGDDDGEKLFTPEQYEEYRKKMFSQRLKNRLYVSYGVPGGIDCKLIGPETQCFCAHRYKQHKTDWEVVPSERPLALPCRVKGCCCPAYEYVPRLGPNPVRCRCKHLPQHHSEAAGHLCKSCSSCSGFQSPYTCGCGQPSSEHQTLVETKLERQARGQPVGRDVPYAAMGGLTGFSSLIDGYLALEISGSDQESPQQSCSALKTNQTSAKASRFALCKRGTNKQ is encoded by the exons ATGCAAAAGTCGGCAGCTAAATTCCAAGCATGCAACTGCGCTGAATGTCATGGTTCCACTGGACGTCTCGTGCATGC GATTGTgggtgatgatgatggagaAAAGCTCTTCACTCCAGAGCAATATGAGGAATACAGGAAGAAGATGTTTTCTCAGCGACTTAAAAACCGGTTATATGTGAGCTATGGAGTGCCTGGGGGTATTGACTGTAAGCTGATTGGCCCAGAAACACAGTGCTTCTGTGCACATAG GTACAAGCAACATAAAACAGACTGGGAAGTGGTTCCCTCTGAGCGACCCCTGGCCTTACCATGCAGAGTCAAGGGATGCTGCTGCCCTGCCTACGAGTACGTCCCTCGGCTTGGACCAAACCCTGTGCGCTGCAGGTGTAAACACTTACCTCAACATCACAGTGAAGCAGCAGGCCACTTGTGCAAGTCTT GCAGTTCTTGTTCTGGATTCCAGAGTCCCTACACCTGTGGGTGTGGCCAGCCCAGCTCTGAACACCAGACTCTG GTTGAGACAAAACTGGAGAGGCAGGCACGCGGTCAGCCTGTGGGCAGGGATGTCCCTTATGCTGCCATGGGTGGGCTGACAGGGTTCAGCTCCTTGATTGATGGTTACCTAGCTTTGGAAATCAGTGGCTCAG atcaaGAAAGCCCTCAGCAGAGCTGCTCGGCATTAAAGACCAACCAAACATCAGCTAAAGCATCAAGGTTTGCTCTCTGTAAGAGAGGGAccaacaaacaataa
- the ccdc126 gene encoding coiled-coil domain-containing protein 126 → MLAALLRRNMSQKLSMLLLAFGLAWGLMLLRYTVQQPRHQSSAELREKILELSRRYVKVLTEENQNAPGGPQGTSMAGYADLKRTIAVLLDDILTRLVKLEGKIELVVNSSSTNSSHTAGGLLASAPVALQKPVKQQEKPGSHPGTYRLHPHIPNRARPH, encoded by the exons ATGCTGGCTGCACTACTGCGTAGGAACATGTCTCAGAAGCTGAGTATGCTACTCCTGGCATTTGGCCTGGCATGGGGACTTATGCTGCTGAGGTACACTGTGCAGCAGCCTCGCCATCAGAGCAGTGCAGAGTTGCGTGAGAAGATACTGGAGCTAAGCCGGCGATATGTCAAAGTGCTGACAGAAGAGAACCAGAATGCACCAGGTGGGCCACAAGGAACCTCCATGGCAGGATATG CTGACCTGAAGAGGACTATAGCTGTGTTACTGGATGACATTCTGACACGGCTTGTAAAACTGGAGGGGAAAATTGAACTGGTGGTCAATTCCTCCTCTACAAACAGCTCCCACACAGCAGGGGGCCTGCTTGCATCTGCTCCTGTAGCCCTGCAGAAacctgtgaagcagcaggagAAACCTGGAAGTCACCCAGGGACATATCGCCTTCATCCACACATACCTAATAGGGCCCGACCACATTAA